The DNA region gaaatattgattttcaatttccacaatcttgtcaaatcttttgtcaaattataaacaaaatattgattttttatcaatcacaaaaataagaaaaaaaatgaagtctaattcgtaacaaatcattggagttcaatttccacaacaacgattaaacattgcatcaaattaaaaacaaaacattggtcgtcaatcaaaacaacaacaatcaaatctaaagcaaatatgtgattgtaaaaaaacaatcaaattttaggcaaattatttgccttcaaattccaccataaacttagaataaaacattggttttcaattatcacaacgaaaagccaaatttactacttcaaaacaaaacattcgttcccaatatcacaacaacaagcaaatcattcattaaatttaagaccgtcaattatcgcagatagttttatgcctttttatcaatttcaaataacaagttcaagcaaaaatctacctgtttcaaaacacaggcaaaacaacaaagagaaactttggacctgcatcctggcaggtaaacaaaactgtaagatttcacaacacaacaattcaagcaaaacaaataatctttcatgaatcaaaaggttcgacttaccggactgtgccattgtcgtgatcggggactttcttttataataaaaacacagatattttgcaattaacaaacaacacgtcttattccacagaaattaaccacaaaactgatttgacaatcttcattctctctttggccggccgcgcgcatctcgttgttttctcgctcgttgttctctctcgcagctcgctagcgcgctctcgcactcaatccacaattagctaacaaggcaatattcatgaaggtgcgcactttttgttgcgctcttaactcttatttatgaattatatcaatcttataataaatactcatttaataatttattacatattcaatcctgcaacccataatccctacaaatacctttctaacatgacgaggtttcttacaaaaaccaccctttttacaatcttccggacttttgctaaattagtttttttagcataacttttgaagtacttaactaaactttatcattttcaaaagcgacttatgggaccccaagacagctcaaatgagaccaaaacggtccaaatcgggtcagccagtgccgagataactcagtgcaattttttttatcaacatcccaccacacacacagacatttgctcaaaatttgattctgagtcgatatgtatatatgaaggtgggtctaggaggtcaaattaagattttcatttttcgagtgattttatagcctttcttagggcatctccagcgctggggtgcaaatcaaatttgcacccggctcatgaataccgagatcaaatttgccaccttgaaaaaattCCGTCATCCCCATCactagggtagcaaatttgccaccgtaacaagcccaccgcggggggcaaatatgggtttttatcattttttgctctcgtttaccttcaaaatcaataattatgtgttgattcatgcctagaaatgctaaaagttcattaaactttttaatcctgttgaaaatttcaaagaatttcatttttcgaaaatgtcgaaagctaaactacccgatttgattcccacctAATTTGCTCTCaagtttgcccccgagtctcccaccgcgcgtagcaaagcaggtatcaaatttgatctcaagttcatctgtagaagaaaaatatgtgggtactcattttctgatacccgacaagtaccggcaagccgggggcaaagttttgaatgcgtgtttcggagattttctatgtttgctctcaaaaattcaaaaaattcaaaaattcaaaaatttaaaaaattaaaaatttaaaacattaaaaatttaaaaattcaaaaattcaaatattcaaatattcaaaaattcaaaaattaaaaaatttaaaaattcaaacatttaaaaaatcagaaataaaaaaacccaaatttcattttttttacttttacaaaattttaatttaaaaaaaaaatatttttttcaattattttaggctgttgcacatatttttcaaagtttatgtcgcccccggtTCGAAAAACCAGgcggcaaaaaaatatgtttttcaaaaaacttccaaattttaaaggaaatataaGTCcatccaactgaaaacaattagaaatgcattttcctgcgtttaaaatcatatttagcatgtctgggttcggtcaaaaatattttcaatttttgtggaattccaatgtacagcaccgcaaaaagttttttttcggcgaaaaaaaaatctcttccccccccccccctcgacctagaccagagtcgagggacataaacttcaaaaaatatttgcaacggcctaaatttttttttatttttcctataatttttttaattttttaaattttttaaatttttaaatttgccgagcttccgtggccgtgaggttacgggtttcgccttgtaagcggaaggtgatgggttcgattcctatctggctcggcaaagtcagatcccttaaaagagcaaatatgctcactgggaatactgaccggtaggggatgggtttcgacaagcggcgtgctggatttccaatccagaggtcgtgagttcgattctcgtaccgggatgatgaagtttcataaaaattgtttaaattttttaaattttttaaattttttaaatttttgaatttttgtaaattttttaatttttttaatttttttaaaatttttaattttttttaaattttttaaattgtttaattgttttaaattttttaatttttttaaattttttaaattttttatttttttttaaatttttgaaattatttaaatttttgaaatttttttaaattgtgaaaattttttttttaaatttttgaaatttttaaaatttttgaaaatttttaagttttaaattttttaagttttttagattttttaattttttttaaattttttaaattcattaaatttttttaaattttcaaatttaaaaaaaaaatattttttttaaatttttcaaatttaaaaaaaaatatttttttaaattttttagattttttaaattttttcaagtttttaatttttttaaattttttaatttttttaatttaaaaaaaataaatccgtgCTTAATTTGATTTTCCGTGCATAATTCCATTTGATGCGGTAGCAAACAGGCAGAAtaccgggtagcaaagtgaaatcccgaagaactgagagcaaatttgctaccgcgacaggtaccgcgatggggttgacgtcgggtgcaaattagctttgcttcgatatttgcacccagcgctggagatgcacttagtatggtgaggaaggcaaaaagtctcAAGTTTCCTATAAGTAGGGGAAatttcgtatgtttggcaggtttaaGCACTCGCCTCTAACTTCATCCATttggctgattttcactatttaaacaacttatttagtAAAACTGTTGATATaaatttgcttgctcacttcctatcgagctatttattactcgattttagtttaaaacgctttttatggactgtaattgaacgtcacaATGCTGATATGACAACATTGGAGGCACGCTGGAGATAGATGCTGAACGGCACCTACAATTTGAATGTTGCATTTATGCAAAATACAATAATGCAGAGCTAAGACCAacaattaacaaattttaaagatgtttgaaaataaaaaaatcacaaaaccagagataattaaataaatagaCCCTAGAAAGAAAACGAAATGATTTAAGATCCTGAAAAAACGAGAATTGAGAAAATATAATACCTGTAAAAATTAATAccgctgactcaaggcggtttcaaaaacacccaaaatgcaaaaactggaaTTTCGGTTTGttggatcttttcaaaaaaaaactccagaaatgtatgccacttactggccaaaaagatcaaatttaatgcacttttgatcataatttataTTTCGCgcgaccatttctcatcattttgtttgcaCACACATCTACACGCAAGATGTGAGCTTAACCGCTTAACGAAAGTCACCATCagtatcttttcacttgcgctaatgttttcaaagcgcttaagatatgaaatttctTCCAACTAACGGCAACATGTTCTTGTGCACTCacgtgaaaaataatcccgaaacatgtaaataattagcacgCGCCATCAAAAATACAAACGCGCCAATTCTTTTgaagtttcaattttgacgacccattccaatcgaaggctgaaggaaaccgagcgagaagcgaaggcaaataaagaacaaaggaggtcaccagcaccaccagcagcgcctgttggagtgaccCAGTGATACCAGGAAACTTTCACTATAAATGCAACGTTTCGTGagtgtttgcttaaaatttcatcaattttgccagcactaagcagacccaaaagagcgctggaagaaaaaaagaactaagctgaaaataggaaaatgggcgtggcccaatgcattcgtttgattagaatacattttgaaaatatttgtttcaaatgcttgtaaaaggaatggaataacttttagtaaaagtcaaattaaacagaaatgttcacaaaaagttgctctggttggtgtacttaaaaaaaaccatccacattaacgacccccgggtcgtttgtggtctctattgcaagtgtctgctcgaacctaggagtccgaaggcttgaatggggagagcacccaaacctctttctactccaaggaaccttccaccccagtgtttgaactgacgaccttcggattgtgtgtccaaccgccgccagcgattccaccggagtaggcttggtttggtgtgttgtttgtacttatggcatggagacaactcctacacctggaatgacttaacggcctaacaaccaaggccgggaccgacattttacttcctcatccgatggaaggttgcagcagatgggaatcgaacccagaatcatccgcttacaaagcggacagcgtaactattcggccacgcactgccactcggttggtgtacttggttttagtaaatttcaaggaacactccagattatccagcaacattcaaacacgaccgcttgtTAGGTTTAAAATggatatatttcccctatatcggATTTCGGATATTCTGCGACCACACTCGCTGCTGCTGCTTAATTGCTTTTATTTATACAATAATTGTGTTGGATCACCAGCTTCCAAGCTCATCAACGTCGATGAGAGATTTTGGAAAGCTTGACGAATCCGACCGAAACCGGCCTCATTGagataatttgtatttttttttgtttgttttacagATTaataattgtgtgtgttttttattcGCCGGTCAGATCGCTGACTCCTCTTCCATGCCCAAACTATATTTATAAAATGTGATTAAAACTAAAGACTACAGTGTGAAATTCAACTAAGTATACACATGggttttttttgtaagattgtttttctttacaatttttcgTTCTGTTCACAGTTTAGGCGAATAACTTAGTAACTAAACAGTGTGTGTTGGTGTGTTGTTTTGTGGTGTATTGTTTTGTTATACTGCGGAAATAAGGAAATCTTCTGGCGTTACATGCGTAAGGCTGTTGGTTTGttactattttattttgtatcgtgcgcgtgattttttttattggaaaaaagGCACGAAGGGTTGATTATTTAAGAAcgattttaagttaaaaagtttAGATAGGTTTATTTTTGTATAAGTTTGTAGTCAACccattttatgtttattttgcttGGAAAAGAAGGTAAAAAACATGATGATAGTCAGGGGAAACTGATTGCAAGCGAATTTGCTTTCTGCCAGTAAAATAATAGTCGGATGTGCCCTTCCTTGAGCTATGTTACACATTCAGTACGCCGGTTTAAACTTTGATTCAAGTCAGTTCATTCACTTTACCATTCGGCATCGCCGTTCGACTTTTGAAACACGTAATCCTTACCGCTAATGTTCATAATACCGTCTTTAAGATAGAACTTCCACTTGTTCCGCGATCGCGTGATCTGCAATTGGAAAGAAGACAGAGTTAAATCATTCGATCAACTTGAACCACGCTGCATTTACCTTATCATACTGACAAACCACGACGTTGTCCGTATCGAACAGGTCGGACGCATCCTCGTCGGTCACGTCGTCCTCGCTGTTCAGCGGTTCCTCCTCAGCGCCACCCTCGCCGTCAATCTCCTCGTCCTCCTCCTGcgataaaaaataatcttgtTAGAATCTAAAACCCTGACAGAGGAAAAATCACTCAAACTCACGTTAagatcgtcatcgtcgtcgtccgcAATGTTGTCGTCGCTGATATCACTGGCTTCCTCGTCCGAAGTGTCCACCGCGCCATCAAGCTGGTGCCGGATCTCGATCACCACTGTGTGAAGAAGATCACTGAGTAAGTATAAGAATTAGTTGAAACCAAAAGCCGCTTCCTCACTTCTCTTCCGACTTTTCAGCTGCTTCGAACTTCTCGGCCTTGACGAAGACGCTGTCGCTGCTTGACTGTTGCGTGCCAACGAAGTCACCAGCTGTTGATCCAACGTGGACACCTCGGCCATGTCGGCATCCCCCGGCAAGTCACAGGCACCGTCCATTTGCTTGTGGATCTGGATGTTGTctgttgttgaaaaaaaaatcctcaaatcatCAAACGTTCCGTTACGCCCTCACCCAAAACCCTTACTGATGGTGTTGTTCTGGAGATAGGAGTTGACGTGCTGCTGCAGCACGGACGAGGCAACCTGCGGTGGCAATGGCATGATGGATGTGATGATCGGTCCCGTCAACACCTGCTGCAGCTGGTTCTCCTGCAGGGCCGACGCCGGCACCTGGATGGTCAGCACCCGGGGTTGCGAGTTGGGCACGCCCGGCTGTGCCGGCAGCGTAATCTGGATGGCGACCATCTTGTTCGGGTCGAGCGCGGCAACGACGGCGGCGGGCGGTGCCGGGGGTTGAGCCGGAGCTTGCTGCTGCTGTGCGGGTTGGGACAGCTGTtgatgctggtgctgctgctgttgtacGGCGGACTGTGACTGAGCTAGGGGTGGTGGTTGTACTAGTTGTTgcatttgctgctgctgctgttgttgctgaaCGGGTTGTAGGTCGGGCTCGGGTTTGATCTGGGGAACGTTCGCCGGAGCCGTCGAGGTAGTGCCCTTTGCCGTTGTTCCGTTCTGTGCGTCCTGGTTGGCagcagcggcggcggcggctgctgCTGCAGCCGCAGCTTTAGACTTCTTTGTACCGTTGGACTGGAAAGAAAATTGGGAAGATGTAGTTTAGAACTCAACAGTGGAACCAGACAAATCAAATTGTAACAGAACAAAGCCTTAAATGTAAATGGAAACACTGTTAACGAATCTCTGCTTTCGCTTTCTATTAGCGCCAGCTTAATGTGCCAACAATACTGATTGATAAAGCCTTCTCCGTCTTAGGCCTCTTGGTCTGCCCTGACCGCGATGTCCCTGTGGTATCTTGTGATATGTTCATGTCAGCTTTATCCTCGACGATATGCTCAGCTAAGTGGTCTTACTTTACTTTAGCTGCTTGAACAACCCCCGGGTCGTTTCTGGGCTGCTTCTCTACAATTCCTGCTTGGAACTCccacacgcaaaacggacattaggtataaattcctaatttttagtattttttgaacttatgttctagcttgtcaaattatacctaaaaattagtatttttttcttcctaaaatttagtatttttttagaacactgaaATACTtctttaaaattcctaaattttagtaattttttagtTCAAGAATTGTGTTTCGCGTTTGGAAAtgtcaatgtcaaaataatttctcGGTTGTGAGTTCGTGTTCTGTGGTGCTGCTGTTAATTTCGGAATTGTGGCAAGTGGCAAGGTAAGTTTTGTGCCGGGAACCGGCCGGGAGTTGATTTTGCGTGCCAAGGTAAACGGAACCCGGAGCTTCTAAATTATAGTAAGTGTGGCTCGTGTGCttgaggaagaggaggaggaggacggaacATTCAACTCCCGGCAAACTCCCGGCGCGATTAAAAAGGCCGCCTCTTCCCTCTCGTGCTCCCGGAGGACGGATGTTTGCGGAAGTGCTCGAAAGGGGATGTAAGTATAAACGGACCCAACCGGAGGGGTTGTGCTACCCTGCGGGAAAGATGCTGGAGGCGAATGAAAAATTGTATCCAGTTGGAGATTTTGTGATTTGGTTGGGCGTTGCGAGTGTGCGCctgtgtgcgtgcgtgcgtgtgtgtgtgtgtgtgtgtgtgtgtgtgtgtgtgtgctcgtgtgtgtgtgtgctcgtgtGTGTATGAGAGACTGAGAGTGAGAGAGTGAGGGTAGagggagagaaagagagagcgaAGAGAGAAAGTGGGATAGAGAGGGGAGAGAGGGAGAAAGAAAGTGGGAGATGAAGAGAAAGAAagcaggagagagagagagagagaagagagagagggagaagagagagagagatagggggagagaagagagagatagGGAGAGAgagttcaaatattaaaatattagtgAGAAAGTGGGAAAGGTAGAGAGAAGGtgtaagagagagagagagagagagagagagagagagagagagagagagagagagagggggagAGAAAGTAGGAGATggagagagaaagtgggagaTGAAGAGAAAGAAAGcaggagagagagagggagagagagagggagagagaaaagagagagggggagaagagagagagagagagatagggggagagaagagagagatagGGAGAGAgagttcaaatattaaaatactaaaatattagaatatttaaatattaaaatattaaagtattaaagtattaaaatattaaaatattaaaatattaaaatattaaaatattaaaatattaaaatattaaaatattaaaatattaaaatatcaaaatattaaaatattaaaatattaaaatattaaaatattaaaatattaaaatattgaaatattaaaatattaaaatattaaaatattaaaatataaaaatattaaaatattaaaatattaaaatattaaagtattaaaatattaaaatattgaaatattgaaatattgaaatattgaaatattgaaatattaaaatattaaaatataaaactataaacaaattaaaacataaaaaaaacttaaatataaaaaaataatattaaatatattaatacattaaaaattaaaataagcatTAGCATaggaaagaaaaaataatatgaacttgaatatttatttttaagtaagaaaatttatgaaattgttgtgttttttttttgtaaataaagatATTGAACCATTGTTTTCTTCTACCTGCATATATCTTGGATAATAATACCTAATTTGATCTTTGAACctgaaaatacctaaaatttaggtatttatacctaaaaattaggaataattgtggcccgccatcttggattatacctgaatatcagtaattttggatccctcacttttccagaaaatatctcaaatgtaggtatttatacctagaaattaggaataatcgtggtccgccatctttgattatacctgaatatcagtaattttggatccctcacttttccagaaaatatctcaaatttagttatttatacctaaaaattaggaataatcgtggtccgccatcttggattatacctaaatatcagtaactttggatccctcacttttctagaaaatatctcaaatttaggtatttatacctaaaaatgaggaataatcatggtccgccatcttggattatacctaaatattagtaattttggttccctcacttttccagaaaatatctcaaatttaggtatttatacctaaaaattaggaataatcgtggtccgccatcttggattatacctaaatattagtaattttggttccctcacttttccagaaaatatctcaaatttaggtatttatacctaaaaattaggaataatcgtggtccgccatcttggattatacctaaatattagtaattttggttccctcacttttccagaaaatatctcaaatttaggtatttatacctaaaaatgaggaataatcatggtccgccatcttggattatacctaaatattagtaattttggttccctcacttttccagaaaatatctcaaatttaggtatttatacctaaaaattaggaataatcgtggtccgccatcttggattatacctaaatattagtaattttggttccctcacttttccagaaaatatctcaaatttaggtatttatacctaaaaattaggaataatcgtggtccgccatcttggattatacctaaatattagtaattttggttccctcacttttccagaaaatatctcaaatttaggtatttatacctaaaaatgaggaataatcatggtccgccatcttggattatacctaaatattagtaattttggttccctcacttttccagaatatacctaaaatttaggtattttggttcttcaattatacctaaaatataggaattctcgtactaaaacgctattagtaattttattactaatagccgattagtaataaaataccttattgcagtcaggttcgattatacctaaaaattaggaatttatacctaaagtccgttttgcgtgcacactttccagatcttctTCCACTTGGTTAAACTGCACCGGATTAATTGGCTGGTTTgtttggcgcgcatccagcgtgTCCGGCATTCTTGCTACGTGTCCAGCCCACCGGATTCGGTCAGCCTTGACGGCCTTCCGAATAGTTGGGTTGTCGTAGAGTTGCGCCCGCTCGTGAATCATCCCTCTTCTGCATAAATTGTTCTCatgcacgccgccaaagatcgtccttgGTACGCGCACGTACGAAAACCTCGAGTGCTTGCAGCGTTTCATACATGGCATACTTTGTACGTCGAGAAAGGTGACCAGACCTTAAGGTCTTGTGGAGTGCATAGTAGGCACAACTATCGGTGAATAATCGCCTCTAAAtatctctgctgcagttgttgtccgacgtcacCAAAGATTCGAGGTAGTTTGTGTTCTCCACAATCTCGAACTCGTCTCCGTCATCGACacgttcctcctgccagcagatacttcgttTTCACCACATTCACCCTCAATCCAACCTTCTCCGTTTCCCGCTTCAATTCTGTGTACTTCCCATCAAACTCCTCGAACCTCCTGCGGataatgtccatgtcgtcggcatatgAATTGGCTGGaccggttgataatcgtgcccctTCAAGCCCAaagttgaaacagaggccggagataccgtcgccttgtcgctgTTTTTTGCCATCAACTATCCTTGATTTCACCAGTTTGATCAGCTTCCCGCGAAAGCCATCCTCGTACATGaccttccatagctcttcgcgatcggtTGAGGCTTTGAAATCGACGAACAGGCGATACGTCGGGaactggtactcgcgacatttttggagtatttggcgtagcaaaaagatttgaTTCGTCAGAGGATGTTCTGAGGTAGCACTTTATAGACTGTTTTGTGCTGTTTGTACGGCTCTTGTTCCCACGAGTGTTATGCAGCAGCCGCTTTTCCCGCGCTGCtgtcttctcgtcccaaatcgcctgacgTTCTTTGTCGAGCTAGCCGTAAtgtcgaactcggtccacgtacccgcTGGCTGCTTTGAGGGGCTTCGGATAGCTCACCTTCGTCAGGCAACGCAGATTCaagttcccgcgcgtactgggtagcg from Culex quinquefasciatus strain JHB chromosome 3, VPISU_Cqui_1.0_pri_paternal, whole genome shotgun sequence includes:
- the LOC6033829 gene encoding transcription initiation factor IIA subunit 1 isoform X2 yields the protein MALSQTSVLKLYNTVIDDVIAGVRDAFLDEGVDEQVLQEMKQVWTAKLMASKAVETAPEPQDQHPPSILANSNKSNGTKKSKAAAAAAAAAAAAANQDAQNGTTAKGTTSTAPANVPQIKPEPDLQPVQQQQQQQQMQQLVQPPPLAQSQSAVQQQQHQHQQLSQPAQQQQAPAQPPAPPAAVVAALDPNKMVAIQITLPAQPGVPNSQPRVLTIQVPASALQENQLQQVLTGPIITSIMPLPPQVASSVLQQHVNSYLQNNTINNIQIHKQMDGACDLPGDADMAEVSTLDQQLVTSLARNSQAATASSSRPRSSKQLKSRKRMVIEIRHQLDGAVDTSDEEASDISDDNIADDDDDDLNEEDEEIDGEGGAEEEPLNSEDDVTDEDASDLFDTDNVVVCQYDKITRSRNKWKFYLKDGIMNISGKDYVFQKSNGDAEW
- the LOC6033829 gene encoding transcription initiation factor IIA subunit 1 isoform X1 translates to MALSQTSVLKLYNTVIDDVIAGVRDAFLDEGVDEQVLQEMKQVWTAKLMASKAVETAPEPQDQHPPSILANSNKSVSHSKSNGTKKSKAAAAAAAAAAAAANQDAQNGTTAKGTTSTAPANVPQIKPEPDLQPVQQQQQQQQMQQLVQPPPLAQSQSAVQQQQHQHQQLSQPAQQQQAPAQPPAPPAAVVAALDPNKMVAIQITLPAQPGVPNSQPRVLTIQVPASALQENQLQQVLTGPIITSIMPLPPQVASSVLQQHVNSYLQNNTINNIQIHKQMDGACDLPGDADMAEVSTLDQQLVTSLARNSQAATASSSRPRSSKQLKSRKRMVIEIRHQLDGAVDTSDEEASDISDDNIADDDDDDLNEEDEEIDGEGGAEEEPLNSEDDVTDEDASDLFDTDNVVVCQYDKITRSRNKWKFYLKDGIMNISGKDYVFQKSNGDAEW